The Pseudomonas sp. HOU2 DNA window GGAAGAAGTTCTTCGCCACCTGCATGGTGATGGTGCTGCCGCCGGACTGAATGTGCCCGCTTTTGACCAGTTGGGTCGCGGCACGCATCAGGCTGCTCGGATCGACGCCATAGTGGTTGGCAAAATTGTCGTCTTCAGCACTTAGTAACGCATTAATGAAATTGGGTGGAATGTCGGCGAAACGGATCGGAGTACGGCGCATTTCGCCAAATTCTGCGATCAACTTGTTGTCGCTGCTGTAGACCCGGAGCGGAATCTGCAACTGAATGCTTCTCAGCGCCTCCACAGACGGCAAACCCGGACTAAGGTAAAGAAACGCGCCGCTGAGACCTAAAAGCAGTCCGCAGAAAACGGCGACGATGGACCAACCGAAAAATTTCAGCAGACGAATCAAGGCTTTTGAACATCCAGGGCAAAGAATGAATTGGGCGACAGGGTTCCGGTAACACACAGAACAACCTGGGCCGGCAGTAAAAAGCGGAAAAAAACGCTGGGCATTATAAGCACTTTTCTGCTGGGGGCGTCATTTGCGCTTCTGTCAAGACGGGGTGAAGGAACGCAATGCGTATTACAGAGTCCGTAACTCACGGAAAGTCATAGGGAATTGGTAGTGCTGGGACTCTTCAATAAAAAGACCAATACGTTACTGGGGATCGACATCAGCTCCACTTCGGTGAAGCTTTTGGAACTGAGCCGTCAGGGTGACCGCTACCGGGTCGAGGCGTACGCGGTTGAGCCGCTGCCGCCCAACGCCGTGGTCGAGAAGAACATCGCCGAGCTCGAAGGCGTAGGTCATGCCTTGTCCCGCGTGCTGGTCAAGGCGCGGACCGGGCTCAAGAGCGTGGCGGTGGCGGTGGCCGGTTCCGCGGTGATCACCAAGATCATCGAGATGGACGCCGGGCTGACCGACGACGAGCTGGAAAACCAGCTCAGGATCGAGGCCGACCAGTACATTCCCTATCCGCTGGACGAAGTCGCCATCGATTTCGAGGTTCAGGGCGTTTCCCCGCGCAACCCGGAGCGGGTCAACGTGCTGCTGGCCGCATGCCGCAAGGAAAACGTCGAAGTGCGCGAGGCGGCACTGGCGCTGGCCGGGCTGACCGCGCGAGTGGTCGATGTCGAAGCCTACGCACTGGAGCGCTCGTTCGGCCTGCTCGCCACGCAACTGGCGGCATCGCAGGAGCGTCTCACGGTGGCGGTGGTGGACATCGGCGCGACCATGACCACCCTCAGTGTTCTGCACAACGGCAAAATCATTTACACCCGCGAGCAACTGTTCGGTGGGCGGCAACTGACCGAGGAAATCCAGCGCCGGTATGGCCTGACCATCGAGCAGGCCGGTCTGGCGAAAAAACAGGGCGGCTTGCCCGATGACTACGTCAGCGAGGTGTTGCAGCCGTTCCGGGAGGCGCTGGTGCAGCAAGTCTCGCGCTCGCTGCAGTTCTTCTTTGCCTCGGGTCAGTACAACGCGGTGGATCACGTTCTGCTGGCGGGTGGTACGGCATCGGTGCCGGGGCTGGATCGCCTGATCGAGCAGCGCCTGGGCACCCCGACCCAGGTCGCCAACCCGTTTTCCGACATGGCCCTGAGCAGCAAGGTCAACGCTGGGGCGCTAGCCAGTGACGCGCCGGCCCTGATGATTGCCTGCGGGCTCGCGCTCAGGAGTTTCGACTGATGGCGCGGATCAACCTTCTCCCCTGGCGTGAGGAACGCCGCGAAGAGCGGCGCAAACGCTTTCTGCTGATCCTGATCGGGGTCTTCGTCGGTTCGGTGGGCGCAGTGTTCATCGCCGATCAGATCTTCAGTACCGCCATCGAGCGGCAGGCAGCACGCAATGCCTACATCGGCAAACAGATCGCCGTGGTCGACGAGCGGATCAAGCAGATCAGCGAACTTAAGGCTCGGCGCCAGCAACTGGTCGAGCGCATGCGCATCATCCAGGACTTGCAGGGCAACCGGCAGATCAGCGGGCGGATCTTCGACCAACTGGCGCGCACGCTGCCGGACGGGGTGTATTTCACCAGCGTGAAATTGCTCGGCAAGACGCTGTCGATCAGCGGCGCGGCGGAATCGAACAATCGCGTCTCGGAGCTGATGCGCAATCTGGACGCTTCCGACTGGTTCGATGCGC harbors:
- a CDS encoding PilN domain-containing protein, with the protein product MARINLLPWREERREERRKRFLLILIGVFVGSVGAVFIADQIFSTAIERQAARNAYIGKQIAVVDERIKQISELKARRQQLVERMRIIQDLQGNRQISGRIFDQLARTLPDGVYFTSVKLLGKTLSISGAAESNNRVSELMRNLDASDWFDAPSLNEVKATTAGQVDQANVFQLTVRQTQPTVTEGDK
- a CDS encoding pilus assembly protein PilM: MLGLFNKKTNTLLGIDISSTSVKLLELSRQGDRYRVEAYAVEPLPPNAVVEKNIAELEGVGHALSRVLVKARTGLKSVAVAVAGSAVITKIIEMDAGLTDDELENQLRIEADQYIPYPLDEVAIDFEVQGVSPRNPERVNVLLAACRKENVEVREAALALAGLTARVVDVEAYALERSFGLLATQLAASQERLTVAVVDIGATMTTLSVLHNGKIIYTREQLFGGRQLTEEIQRRYGLTIEQAGLAKKQGGLPDDYVSEVLQPFREALVQQVSRSLQFFFASGQYNAVDHVLLAGGTASVPGLDRLIEQRLGTPTQVANPFSDMALSSKVNAGALASDAPALMIACGLALRSFD